The Tubulanus polymorphus chromosome 3, tnTubPoly1.2, whole genome shotgun sequence nucleotide sequence actgcgagaacgccaagaaaaaagatggcggatttcgccggtggctaaatgcaataccgcagggccgggtcgtatagaaaaaccattggcgataaatccaaatttagaaaatattggcaaaaaccataggaaagggtacagtactcgatggaaatacaggctagtggcgtagccaatcacgtttggaacactggtcatcgtattaattttgataaaactgaaattatttatacttccagcaattacactaaacgccacacagttgagtctgccctaattactcgtcactcagatattagtaccaatttgaataattcccTTCCttctaagtatattacttcatgccttgccaaacactaattatttactcactcaccaatttactcaattaacctgttttCCTCTGTATAcatatacccctgtttttagtcaatatctcacacctgacgatgatctctagggtgagatcgaaacgtcgtatttttaaattttagattgtttcaataaataaattctcgattttagatttcttttaatttgtaaatagtgggttttttatcttatcactATGGTGGatgattgaggatttacccatACGGGTAACTTTTTGATTCAGTacatgaaactgggcccagatcAATTTCCCTGAAAAAAGCACtatcatttgattttattaaaaaataattttctgatttctgGTTACCTTCTTGTTTAAAAGCAGCCGGCCTAACTGACGGCCTATAAATTTATCTTAGACCATCATTGACTTTTCAAATGTATGTATGTAggctatatttattttattattgtgACATGTAGTTataagtttcttttttttttcgaaattttttatacaaacacatatatttttcGACACTACCCAGCCCTCAACAGGCTTATAAGTCACCAATCATACTAATTAAATTTAACGACAGATAGATTCAAGTGGTACCGAAAATACATAAACTCCTTTTACTCCAACATTGTTCGATAAAAGTTGCTAGAGTAATTTGATAGTTAGCCATTAATATTTGAAACTGTCATTGTTTTGTCATCTCTTGGAAGCCTGGTACCTGCTGTGACATATCAACAAAAAGTTTATGCCGTTCTTGTTTGTATTTCTTACATGACATAATAAAGTGAAATTAATCTTCAACGCAGGCTCCAGGTCTACAATAAGTAACATATGCGTTCCTCAACCCTTTTACCCCTAAACCGACCCAATTCTATTTCCAAACCTAGGACACCACGCCTTAGCTGTGCTAATAAGCTTCTCTTCTTTCTTGACATAAATTTCATAATATAGTTTTCAGCCCCGAAAGTATTCTTAAATGTAATATACGTGCGTAATTTTGGTTTATTATTAACTTCAGAAATCCATCGCTCGCTAATTGATAATTCAATACACCTTTGTGCGTACTTCATATCAACTCGTTGTAAATTATCTATGAAGTCAGTATTTAAACCGAGGCTTCGACATAAGTTTCTGAAATTTCGGAACCACCCAGTAGTATTCAAATCACGTAATTGGAGAAATGTACGTTTGGTGAATCTATCATCCACCATAGCGATAAGTCTATCCCAGAGAggataaatttcaaaataatgctTATAGGCCTACTTTGCTGGATACCATCCGAATTCACCCTGCATTGCCGCAATGGGGGTTAATGACCCCACACCGAGAAAAAATCTAATGGCTCTAGTTTGCACCCTTTCTATCAGTTTATCAttcttaaaaaaatatttcactttAACATCTTTGACAACATCCATGAATTATTAGTCTTATTAATACGACTAGTGAACTGTGCAGTTTCAAAAGACCATcgttttaggctaaaaaaattgataccttgtttcacTACCCTGCTGGAGGTCGGAACGACCACAGTTAAGGTGTCCATAATGGTTATGTACCTTAACCTTACCATAACACTATTATTTAATGACACTAGTGCAACACGGTGGAAGGTGACCTACAGTTAGACCGAAGCGAAATAGGCCCTCGGACCTTAGTAGTAGTCCTATCCCaaaaattttgaatctgaTGTCTTGATGTCGACCcacaaaaataaataacacTTGAAAAACAACTTATTGCCTATTGAACAATGGTGACCTAAGTTAAGTTGAAGCTTTGGTCAATTCATCGATTGATGAGTTGAAATTGAACGACAAAACATGCATTTGCAACAGTAACAACAACTGGCCcagataatgaataaatatgtaTTGTGATTGTATTTACCTGGAATCGCGGAGTGCTGTTTTAGCGACGAAATCGATAGCAGCAAAGATGAAATAGTCGATAACCGTATAGAATATAAACCCGtagagctcagagaagaaccCCATAGTTCTACATCGACGATACAAACATTCTATACCCGTCGCCGCAAATAAAcatttcgttattttcaaaatatccgGCAAAATGGCGGTTGTACGAGTGCGCAGGCGTCGTGACCCACTTACGGAAATGGATGTTCCGATTGATATTGTGCGATTCGTAACTTGTAAAAAATACTTTAGTTTctgttaaaaaaaatttaaatatacttgctagattttttaaatatgtAAGTTATGTTCACTTACGTACAATCAAGTTTATTCAAATTGTTGGATGAACGAAAACGTTTTATTCTATGACTAAATAATTCTTATTAACCCGTTTCTCTAGATgaatctacgagcaattatctgaacGCTCGTAGGATGAATGGACTGAACCATTACTGAGAAGTTGTAGTTTTCGAAAACTGATAAAAGTAGTGCCAATAAaggaaattgaattcaattgagAATGTTCCGATTGATGTTCCGATGAATTTTTCCAGGGATGTTCCGATTGTAAAAACCAAGATGTCGACCTGTTGAAGTGAGGTTGCAGGACGTGAACGTAGATTCTTCTAAATTAAGGTAGGTCTTCTCGGgtgatttcattactaatAGTTCGGTGTACAAACTAATCGAAGAAACTGGGATTAAAATTGTTTTGGTGAATCGGTGTTCCTTGCGTAGCAGATCAATAGGGGGGCAAGCccaaaatttagattttcatgAATCGATGAATGAAGAGAATAATAagtcattttgaattgaattgaatttttgttgCACTGTCAAAATTGGCCTAACTCGCGTTATTAGCAGCCCCTGTCCTATGGTGGGTGCGTGtgctgaaatatttttaaaatctgtTCTACTAAATTTTTAATCGAGGAAAGCGAAGTGTTGCATAGGCCTAAGACTCTCGTTGTCGATGATGCTTGTGTGAAACAGCAGCATCTGTCACCTGTCCGATCTTGTGACACAAGTCATCATGATAGATAATACATACTGCAAGCGTTTTTTGATCATTCGTAAAATTGGTACCTGCCTTGATGTGGAAAACATGAGCCATGTTTAATTTGGCCTGGtcaaaaaaatattgcatCCAAGCCGCGGGCTAGATTTTAGGATAGTTAGGCTATAGTCGCCTAATCGTTGATAGTAAGTTTTCAttatcggatgggcttataccataCCTTGTgttgtggtttgtgaaaatatccgatcatggaactaaaccacagaccaggttactgactagatTTTAGCACAGCTGACAACGAATTCCACGGTATGTGAATGTAAACATTACCTATttctggaagtgactcacCTCGCTAACCacagcatcattttgattGCATTGATATAGGCCTAGGACCTGTGTGAGAATGCCCTTTCAAATTAGCACAAGCTAAATATGCCTTAGGCCTGGTtggggccaaatcgtctccatgTGACTGGGTTTTAAACAGCTACTTATACCTAGCTAGCGAGTCAAGGTCAGAATGCTAAAATTTAGATGATGCCTCAGACGGGCTTTTGGTTTCTGTCATTCATGCTCTCCGTGTGAAGTTTTAatgtaatttcgttaataatcagtGAACCTATAGGGCCTATTAATACAttgtggtgattttcaaggttATAGGCTTTTACTATTTTCACCAGGGGTTGTAATGGTGAAAGTAGGCCTACGTAGTATTTTCATTGGTAGTTTTGGATGTATGCCGATTTTGTTCCCTATCCCGCGATCAATGGGGAACCGGCACACCAGCTATCCTGTCAGATAGCGCCGCTGAGATATCAGACGCACTCGATCAAAAATTAGTCCATTTTCAAGTAACTTTGATCTCAGTTTTCGGTCTTCCaaaaattaggcaaatcaCGCATCGAAATAAACTCTGATTAGTGCGTCGGCGTCATATtgtacactagcgacacctggcggattATGATGGAGTtccgcttgccacagtagcgctGCCAGTACCCCATTGCAAAATTGTGGCTTATGACTATTCTATAGTTGTGGCGAGTTTCATCGGTTTCTGTATGTTCACTAGGGGCATCGAAGaatgttgaaattttcagatCGTTAAGTAGTTCAGACCATGGTCTCCATGGTCCTCTAGTTTATCCCTGTTACAATTTTGGTAAGCCtgcgagttttttttttttttaatccaaTTTTGATAGGTCTCAGATTTTAAGTAGGCCTACAACCTTTACTGAACAATGATTAGAAAAATATGGTGCAAGTTAGTAATGGTTTAGAATTAGAATAGtgagttcatttccaatgtttttgaAAGCCATAGAGAACTAAGGTCAGGCTATAGGCATATAAATCCAGATTGATTATTATTGACTGATTTCTAATATAACCGGTTAGTTAGTTCAAGACCCCTTTACTACTTTACTGACCGCTGagatgttattattattaggcctattattattgttgttaATCTAAGCGTTGAGTTACACATGAGTAAGGGGCCGTTGACCGACTATTGACCGACTATTGACCGACTATTGACCGTTGGATCACTTAGCAAATCCAACATTTTCTCATGACTTATTTCTTGgttgaatttttgaatagcAGCATTTTTGTTGACCGTGTCTATGTGAGGTCAAATATGGAAATCCCGTCTGATTTGCGtggaaatttttttaatcTCATCAACactttgtacatgtataaggCTCTCAAGTTTCGAGAAaaagagaaaacaaaaatacaaaaaaatgcACATTCAATTGAGAAACCTATTTATATGCATAATTATTTAAGGACATGGATTCAAAGTTACATGAAAGCTACATGAATTAGCAGGTACAATAATGGTTAATTAGGTCTTTTATCTCATTTTTGCCAAATTGAAACTCAGGGGATGGATAAAGTAGAACATAAACCAAGTCAAAAATATGCTGGGCTGCTTCAATATATTCAACCGTGGGTAGTGAGAGCTGTATATCAGGAATAATGGTTTAGAATAGAAATCTGTTAAATCTATATCTAATAGAAATACGGATACAATGTAAGAATTACAATGCAGTCAAAGCTCGTAATACCGCCAAATTCACCTATCGCCAAGAATTTCCTTGTGCGCAGTTCATTTGATATCTATATGTATGTAAATAGTTCTCTTTAAACCACCTCTCACCCTCCGCCAGAACGCCAACAAAATCCTAGAACGGTCTTATCTTCAAACTCATAGAGAAAATAGTAGTTACACCGCCAACTATCTTCTATCAATGACGTTTCCAGTCTTTTGGTTAGGAATCGATacatatgatttgcagtttcaCACATCTACTGTTTAATTTTTCCTATTATCTAAATGAAATGAGCTAAGACCTTAACCCTTTCCTAAATTAAGATCAACTAATGTCTAATTCTGGATTTGGTTAATAGTCATGTCTTCTTTACTTTGTCAACTCTAATGATCACCATTTCGTTATACCGCCACATTCGTTAAATCGTCGAAATTTTGATGGTCCCAGGGCTGGCATTATAACAAGCTTTGACTGTAGTTCCTTTTCATTTCTGCAAAACGAAATTTAACGAATCATTGGATTGTTCTTTCGGGTTTTAATTGGTACGACACATATCGACAATTTTAATCTGatgtatttgataaatgataaatgatttttatttatatttaatgaattaaataaatatcatatttaataaattcgatataatatttgataaatgatgaatttgaattcatcatttattgtatataggcctacaagaaaattattaaaattaagataaaattattattaaaattaagaaaattatggatggattttgagaTACAGCATGAATATTGTACGGCAAAACTAATGGACTTATCCGCTCTCTACGGTAATAGTTCCAATGAGCTGCTTCTGCGGTTCGAGGTtagatataattcattttcagttcgAGGCAGAGTTATCATCGTGTATAACGGTATTGTGGAACCGGATCTCGGTCCtcgatgaaataaatcagATGGTATTTTGAATATAGTAAGCCCCATGTTCGTTCGTACGATATTATAATGCGGTAAACTTGGAAGcttctttttaaaatgaaatttattcacaattttgaaatgatacagttgttgaatttatggtaaaaatcTAATACGCGGTAATGGTATTTATGTGAGTTGTATATGTGTGTATAGTAGTTATTCAAGAGGTGATGGTGTTTACCATACATTCCATATTTATTACACATCACACACGCCTGTGTGCGCGAATCAGACAGCACCAGACATCATTCAGTACTAAacgtatatatttcattgcTTCCTTCATTTGTTCGTTGGTTTCTTTTAGTGAGGAGACGTGCTGGCGATATATTGGAGCGTTTTCTAGTTTTAGTTTCGCACTAGATAGACTCAGGTACGCGGCGCGCGGGGACAAATTTCAGGCCAGTAAAGTTTCTGTGATCGAATGTGCATGGGTATTGATTAGGCCTATCTGATATCTGAACCACTATTCAGTTTTATTGGAACGGAATAGGGCCAACGTAATTTTTACCCTATAGAGTTTACTAATATTTATCTTGAGTTGAACCTCGGGTTTAAGTTTAAACTTGTCTATAAAATAGATCATAGGGTTATGGTTGGTAATACGTGTCCAAGCTGAGAGAATTTTAAGCTGAGGACAAAAATATCACGATTGGAAATAGGAAGAAAGGAACGTCAAAATACTTTTAGGCATCAAAATTGAACATGATGATATTTTGGCCTGTTTTTGGCCGCAAATTTTACAGATCATTCTAAATATGCTTCTAAAGAAGTTTAACGTGACATCCCTGTCGGTATGTGATCTGTTTTGCCTCCGATACACTAgataatttttgatgaatttcggGCATCACAGTTGAGAAATCTGAGCTTTCACTCTCATCTCAGGTTTGGTATTGACAACTACATATTAAAGCCATTAACGGCTCAAATGGAAACTTAATCAACTTGTTCTTTCCTGTAGGCCCTATACTCcctattttattttattattgttttacCTGATGAGGGTCTCTACAGAAAGTCGAAAATGTCgtgtaatttgtttttagttcCTGAGtgaaaaatctcatcttaaatCCTTGAAATTTGTATAGCAGGTTTTGAATTTATACTTTGAACCATTTTGTGTATCATCAATTAAAGCGTTGAAAATCAGAATATAGttgagaaataattatgaattatcTGTCCATATGTATTCCTTGATATTgttataaaatcaatatttagtttttatcttaagTTCTATACTTTAGTTTGATGGCagatttttatcttttttcccCAAGGGGGGTGGGGTGGGGTGATATTTAGTGGGGGATTATTACCTACTCTTAGACTAGTATACCAATGGTGATTTATAAGCCCTGTGAGGGCCTGGGTGGTGTTTAACTGTACTGTTTGTTTGTGtagaatgataattataaccATATGTCACaattatgaattaatatacATGCATAAAACTAATTAGTGTTTGTGGTATTGGCAGGTTGTCTTATATCCACTTTTCTTTTGAATTGcgtttttgttttgtattcGTTCAGAGTCTGAATCCAAATTTGCAATCGAAAGAAAACTTTCAGGTCTCGCTGACACTCAATTATGCCTAATATCTTAATCAAACATTTGCTCAAATCATGTTTACGTGAATTATTAACTTCCCCCCAGCCGGCAGTAAACAGGCATTGCTAAATGCCacgatgaatgaataaaaacaatttgtgTAGAATCGTAAAAGTTAAGCCGGTGTGCGCTCAAAATCTTCATAGGTTCAACTGATTACGGCAGTATTCGAGCTTGTAGAATCTTCGTTAATTTATGTCGAATTCTATCGTTTACTTCAGATCTGTAACGAGAAGAACCGCACGAATTCGATAAAAAAAAGAACCTCACTATTTTCAACCATTCTCAACAGTAGAGCCCGCACACACGCGCACGCACACACAAGATGGCAGACGACCCAGCGCATAAAGctatgttgtattttctggAGGTTTTGATGAACAACAGCGGGCCTCTATCGATCAGCCAGTTAGCCGGTCGATTCGGAGGTCGCGCGTTCAGCGCCGACATGCGTACGGCGTCGGGCGGCAACGAAGTCGGACTTCGTAAATTTCTGCTCCGATATCCGTCGCTTTTCACCGTCAATGGCAATCTCGTTTCGTTGAATGAAAGCGGCACGGCGCCCCCGACGTCGACTCCTCCAGCGTCAACTACGAATCAAACGACCGTTTCGCGCCATTCGACTGATTTATCCATCGAAACCGAGGCCGTGTTGTTCTTCCAGGGAAAACTCGCGAAGAAGGAAGAAAAGTGGGTGCAAATAAAAAGTCTCGCCGGGCACCTTTCGCAGGCTAACGCCGATATCCGCCAGTGCGTCGGGCCGCAGAACGAGTTCAAAAAGTTTCTACTTCGCCACCTGCACGTTTTCGAAGTGCAGGGAGAATTGGTGAGTTTACGCGACAGTTTTTCGAGCGCGTCGCGAAAATTCGACAAAACGGCGGCCGCCGGCGCGCCGAAGTCGCCGGCGGCGCGTCCGCGGAATCTGAAGTTCGTGACGCGGTCGCACAGTTCTCCGTTGAATCCGATCAAAACGCCGACCGGTACGCCGGCCATACCAGTCATCGCGCAAACCCCAACGCCGACCACCGGCAAACCGGCGCCGATGACGATGACGGCGAACGAATACAAGGCCGTCATGTTTCTGAAGAACATCGTCGAAACGCGCGGCGCTATCAAGCTACACAATTTGACCGGGCATTTTAGCCAGGCGCCGGATGGCGTGCGAAACACAATCGGCTGGACGAAAATGGAACTGGAAGAGTTCGTCTTGAAAAACCAGAACATATTCAGCATCGACGAAGACGAATTGGTCACCGTGAAAAAGGCGCCGAAGATGCACGTGATCATCACCGGCAGTCGGCCGCAACGGCAGTCAGTTCAAACATTGACCGCGCGCAAGGGTAAAGTGTTCCACGTCGCGAAACTCTGGGGTATCATCGACCTCGGCAAACACGAGCACGTCTTCTTCGACAAGTCGATCTACCCGAAAGAGATCGACGACTTCCAGAAGGAATTCGCTGTCGGCGAGATATTGAACTTCAACGCGGTGCTCGCGCCGAAAGAGAGCCGCGCGAAGTGGCGCGCGACGCAGGTATGGCGCGACGGCGAGACGGCGGCGTCGATGATCGACTTTACGGCGGCGCACGGTCTGGACGGAATAACGAGCCCGACGACGAGCATCGAGGAGGAGCTGCGACAACTTCTGCCGAACGACTACGACAAATTCGACGCCGAATTCCTGCAGCAGCTGAAGGATGACCCGTTCACCGACGCGGCGCCGAGCGGCACCGGATCGGTGCCCGTCTGGAACCGGAAGCTCGGCGCCGGGAAATACGGCCAGACGCCGACGACGCCGACGATCACGATGGTGCCCGAGAATTACTTCATGTACGCCTCGTCGATGGAGGATGTTCACAACATTCTCTCCGATTACGTCGCGTTGCCCGACCCGAGCGACGCCGGCGTCAGTCCGACGAAAGGTCGTCCGACTTTTATGCTCAACGAGAACGGTAACGCGTCGGACGAAGACGCCGAGGACGACGGTAACGTATGCAACGGTGACAGCGCTAGTAGAAAAATGATCAGCGTAGCTTGTCAAACGATGTCGACTGGAGAGATCTTAGCTACTCAGTTTTATCACGAAGGTTTGTTGAAGGAAACGGCCGGTATGTCGGTAGTTTAAATCAGTCTAGCAAATTCGGTAAACCTTGTTCAACTGaaagaatattgaatttttgtcTAAAATGGCTTAGACTTTAATGATACCAATAATATCATACtatcaaaaaatgaataagCACATCCGAACTATATTCCCTGTGCTATGTAAATgtcaattattatgattatttaaGTCATGTCTAAagtcattttatttctatagccTATTTGATGTCATCATTTTGAATCCTTAGACAAGAACCATTTTTGTACGTAAGTGACAATCAAGGTTTGGAATCGGTTATTCGTCTCTGGTTCCGCAAGGTTTACCGTGGCAAGCTTTTTTTTAGGAAAGATAAGGTGGATACATATTAGATTATATTCGTTATATGATTAACTTCAGAAAAGTGGTTACGGATGAAACATTAACGTACTAGGCTTTTTACCAATGTGAAATACGAAAAAAGTGTTAACTGCTCCGCGCATGAGAATAGGGCAGATAGAAAAGATTCCATTCACATCTGGATCGgtttattagaaatttctctCGCTCAACGCCGTTTGAAATACTGCGTTGTTCATTGCCTGCCGAAAAATGAAAGAATCTCAAAAATTACTTCGGCAAAAATTGTAGAAAAGTCTATCCCAAAAAGTGATAAAACCGATTCATAAAGCTGATAATCGAGGAGCTAAGATCATTTTCAGACGCGTTACAAGGTCTaaaacatacatacatacatacataaactactgctgcttttttagaTACGTACTTCGTGAGTACtgaaaatagttttcctcGCCTGCCAGGGTACGTCTGTTCTGGTATGCGGGAGATTTTTTCGCGTATGCCACGCGGCGTGTGAAGTGATAATGAAGCATCTTGGAAATTTCGTCATTACGTAAcgctttatttttttcatgtataGAAATACGTCTTTCGAAGTAAAGAATAATTTCAACTGATTGAACGATCTTGCCCGAGTGGATAACTTCGTCGGGGTAAGGTTATTCAATTCCCATTCTTCTTCTCAAGAGAATGAGAGAGTTGGGTTTTTCGaagtcaattttattttcatgcgTATAATAGGCAGTCGACGAAAGAACAGGAATTGTCTGTTCCATTTACAGGTCCCCGTCGGCGGGCCCAGGGTAGTCGGTCCTCTCATAGGGTGGAGACTAGTCGATCGGACATTCATTCAGTCAGTCCGGCTGACTGGTCAGTCAAGTCCCCTAAAGTCGGTCCGGACTAGTCTGGTCGCTCCTCGGGTTTAGGTCTGTTGCAATGGAAAGCCTAACTAATGTTTAGCATCGGTTTCACCCATATATTCCCGATTCGATCTGActattta carries:
- the LOC141901800 gene encoding uncharacterized protein LOC141901800; this translates as MADDPAHKAMLYFLEVLMNNSGPLSISQLAGRFGGRAFSADMRTASGGNEVGLRKFLLRYPSLFTVNGNLVSLNESGTAPPTSTPPASTTNQTTVSRHSTDLSIETEAVLFFQGKLAKKEEKWVQIKSLAGHLSQANADIRQCVGPQNEFKKFLLRHLHVFEVQGELVSLRDSFSSASRKFDKTAAAGAPKSPAARPRNLKFVTRSHSSPLNPIKTPTGTPAIPVIAQTPTPTTGKPAPMTMTANEYKAVMFLKNIVETRGAIKLHNLTGHFSQAPDGVRNTIGWTKMELEEFVLKNQNIFSIDEDELVTVKKAPKMHVIITGSRPQRQSVQTLTARKGKVFHVAKLWGIIDLGKHEHVFFDKSIYPKEIDDFQKEFAVGEILNFNAVLAPKESRAKWRATQVWRDGETAASMIDFTAAHGLDGITSPTTSIEEELRQLLPNDYDKFDAEFLQQLKDDPFTDAAPSGTGSVPVWNRKLGAGKYGQTPTTPTITMVPENYFMYASSMEDVHNILSDYVALPDPSDAGVSPTKGRPTFMLNENGNASDEDAEDDGNVCNGDSASRKMISVACQTMSTGEILATQFYHEGLLKETAGMSVV